In a genomic window of Chryseobacterium sp. G0162:
- a CDS encoding tRNA-binding protein, with product MNVKPDITWADFEKIDIRCGTILSVNDFEKARNPSYQLEIDFGDLGIRKSSAQITSLYQKEELIGKQILAVVNFPKKQIANFFSECLVLGLYGEDKNDVTLLTPSLPTKNGMQVG from the coding sequence ATGAACGTAAAACCAGACATAACCTGGGCAGATTTTGAAAAAATAGACATCAGATGCGGAACCATTCTTTCAGTAAATGATTTTGAAAAAGCCAGAAACCCTTCCTATCAATTGGAGATTGATTTTGGTGACTTAGGAATCAGGAAATCATCTGCACAAATCACTTCTCTTTATCAGAAAGAAGAATTGATAGGAAAACAGATTCTGGCAGTGGTTAACTTTCCTAAAAAACAGATTGCCAACTTCTTCAGCGAATGTTTAGTTCTCGGATTATATGGAGAAGATAAAAATGATGTCACTCTTTTAACCCCTTCATTACCTACTAAAAACGGAATGCAGGTAGGATAG
- a CDS encoding 3'-5' exonuclease, with the protein MIQNIPLEKVLFLDIETVPQAGSWDDLSETDQHLWDKKTRFQRKEDVSAAEFYDRAGIMAEFGKIICITIGMVEKNETLKIKSFSGHDEKKMLQEFGEIFNSPRLYNVILCAHNGKEFDFPWIARRYLINGMQPPAPFQMFGKKPWEIPHIDTMELWKFGDYKSFVSLELLAHVFGIPTPKDDIDGSMVSSIYYIEKDLQRIVDYCEKDVLTLANIFRRMRQEDLLKRNINLD; encoded by the coding sequence ATGATACAAAACATACCATTAGAAAAGGTCTTATTCCTTGATATTGAAACTGTTCCACAGGCCGGATCATGGGACGATTTATCTGAAACAGATCAGCATCTTTGGGATAAGAAAACCAGATTTCAGAGAAAAGAAGATGTTTCGGCAGCTGAATTTTATGACAGAGCCGGAATTATGGCAGAATTCGGTAAGATCATCTGCATCACGATCGGAATGGTGGAGAAGAACGAAACTTTAAAGATCAAAAGCTTCTCAGGGCATGATGAAAAAAAGATGCTCCAGGAATTTGGAGAAATTTTCAACAGTCCAAGGCTTTATAATGTCATTCTTTGCGCCCACAACGGAAAAGAATTTGATTTTCCATGGATTGCACGAAGGTATCTCATCAATGGAATGCAGCCGCCTGCTCCTTTTCAGATGTTTGGGAAAAAGCCGTGGGAAATTCCTCATATAGATACGATGGAACTGTGGAAATTCGGGGATTATAAAAGTTTTGTATCACTGGAATTATTAGCTCATGTCTTTGGTATTCCCACTCCCAAGGATGATATCGATGGCTCAATGGTTTCATCAATTTACTACATAGAAAAAGACTTGCAGCGAATTGTTGATTATTGTGAAAAAGATGTCTTAACTTTGGCAAATATTTTCCGACGCATGCGTCAGGAAGATTTGTTGAAAAGGAATATCAATTTAGAT